The genomic interval AGTCAGCACCCAAAGATGTATCTGCACCCCCCACCTTCTTCACAGTAGTCAAGGTATGTAACCAGCTGAGCTTCCTGTCTGTGGTTgcatagaaaaggaaatgaggtatATCCATAACTGAGCTCTTCAGTCTTCAAGAAGATTAAAATTCTGTCGTTTACAACACAATGAATGGGACAGGCCATTGTATCCCATGAAAGAAGCCATACAGAAGCAAACACTGCAGGTGCTCCTATGTGGAGGCCAAAGGAGCCTCAATCTATATACATAATAGTGacactggaggctgggaaggaggcaggaggaggagaagcaggggaGGCTGGATAACAGGTACAGGAACACAGGTGAATAGGAAGACCCAGTCCTGGTGTTTCTCAGTGACTGCTGGTGGGTGGGGGCTGCAGTGCCCAGATCTTGACATGTGTTTTATGAAGATCTGAAGAGAGGAGCACAGACCTGGAATCATAAGGTAATGATATGGGGAGGGAAAATTTCCTTAAGCTGTTTCGTTCAGCACACACCATAGTATGTGCTAAAATGCCACACTCACCCCTATTGATATGTACAATCACATGTCagtaaacattaaattaaaaattttataactcCACTCAGCATTTGCTGGTTGGTTGGACCATCTGATACACACTGTCTCTGGAGGTTCCTGGTCACTCCTTCATGAGGCAACAGGACCTTATGGTCACCAGGCAACGAGCTTGAGGTCACAGGGGATGATGagccccacccccccacacaagCTGTGTGGACCAGGCCTGGCTCCCAGACCTGAGGTCCAGCTGGCTCTAGAGAAGCTCTTCCAATGGTAAAGCTCAAGGTCAAAGAAAAGAGAAGCTTCTGATACAAACTCCTTCTGCTGGGATTCTCCCCAACAAAGAAGCACTCTATCTCTGGGTGTTAGAGTTTTAGGACTAAAGTGAACACCAAGGTAAGGTATTTAAAGTTCCCTTGATGATTTTAATGTGACTTTCTCTCTGTATTCATGAAATTGAGCATGGGTTCATGTTCctaaaccatttttatttattcttttggtcaCTGGCTCAGGCACATTGATCATTTCTTCTTGAGTTTTTAAGATTctgattgtttttaaataatctgtaCATGTCTATTTTGctactttggatttaatttactttatttttagggTACATTTTATTGTCCATATTTGAGGTTTAAAACTTGATGTTATAGGGGTAACATCATAGGTAGGTAAATAATTAGTACTAATGAGGAAAATTTCCACAGTACACAATATATCATATGTTTTccctagttttttttattttcttatcagtgtttcttttaatatattttttaaaaaatttatttatttcaattagttatacatgacagtagaatgcattttgatacatcatacataaatggagtataacttttcattcatggggttatacatgatgtagagtaaTACAGGTCTTAtaatcatgtatgcacatagggtTATattgtctgatttattctattatcttataaatttattgatatgcataatttaagatatttcattccaaattattttcttaattctacAAATTATTAGAGAGTGACATATTAATTCAATTCATGTATACAGTGTGTAATGATCGTGTTAGGATAGTCAACAAGTctattttcttaaacaatttCAGAAACATGTGTAATTAACATGTAATAATTCTATGTAGGTATGGGTACAGTGTAATACTTTAATACTTGTGCACAGTAAGTattgataaaaatgaagataattaatgCTTCCCTCTATTCCTAGCTACCTCTGCTCTGGAGACTTTGACCTCCTTTTTcctagttattcataaaatatatgaagtgtTACTAAGAACATTTCCCCTCTTGTGCTCAATTGAAGAATGTGTTCAATAAGGTTtaactgttttatatataattgttataaaaTTGGCATCCTTGATCCTATGGAGAGAACTGGAGGTCACCATGTGAAGGGCAATAAGCTAGCCACAGAGAGACAAGTACGGCAGGACCTCACTCACATGTAGAAGGTACAGAAGTTTCTCTCACAGGAGTGCAGAGCAGAATGCAGGTTTCCAGAGGCTGGAAATGGTAAGTGAGcaggaaggacagaagaaggTTGGCCCCAGGGTCCTAAGTTGTAGTCAGGTAGGAGGAATTGGTTCTGCTGTTCTGTCACACAGTACAGTCATGATAAGGTCctgcatatttcaaaaatgatGGAATCCAATATCCTTTGCAATtagtgctttataattatacataattttgggattcattttgacttaGTCatgaagcatggaatataatttgctccaacaGTCCACattacttccccttttcctcctctcccccttccctttttcactttcctttttttttttaaaccactcttgagtgttttcaccacaaagaaattataaatcttGGGGAGGTATATATGCTTACCTTGATCTGGACATTACCCAATGTATACCAGTATGGACACATCACATGGTGCCCTAAAATATGTGACACTTATATGACTCCATTAAAACTCTAATATCAAGAAAATTGATCTTCCCAATGCTCCTTTTTTCTGAAGGTAATCTTTGGAAATAAGCATAAATTCAGACCAATGTTGTGAGGAATGAATGAAATGTGTGGAAAATACCACAGAAAGTGGTCATGGTGCAGGGAGGGAATAAGACCATGTGTGCCTCTGGATTTGTAAGACATTTTGCTTAAAAGTTGAATTGTCAACCCAAATGGATACAGATGTACATACAATGTCCATTTTTTCATCTTGAAATGTGAGAGAAGGGATATGAAAAGAGCTAACTTTGAATGAGCATGAAATGGGAAGACAGCTCAGGTCATGGTGCCTGAAGAGAACTCTATTCATCTCTTCAAACTCAACTCACATTTGAAGTCAAGAGCCGTAATTTGGTCCCTTATTAGAAACATGAGTTCATTAGAAGCATGACATTCCAGGTATGATTGGCAACGTGTGATGAATATAGGATGGGTTGTCTTATGGcttcacattaaaaaatcaaccaaccagccaaccaacaaacaaacaaaaacagtgaatGCTTTTCTGATAAGAGGGAAATAGGAAAATTCTGGAGACACCAGAGGCTGTCTTCCCAATGTGAATCAGTGTTTTGAAGACATATGATTCCTAACCAAAGCAAGTTTCTTAGCTTCAGACATGGAAGTAAACTATATGTCAGACGAGGGATATGGTGATGGGAGGTTGGGACTTTGGGAAGGTGGCACTGATAGATTGGTGGTAATAAGGGGAGGATTTGCCTGATTCCACTCTGATCTCAGGGGAATCTATGCAAACTCTTCCTTTCCTGTATAGACCAGAGTCCTGCAGGGAATCAGGTGCTTGGAGGTTAGAGTAAAAAGAAGGTCATGTGCCTAAAGAGCAGATAGAGAAAGCTGTAAACTACAATTGCTCCAGTCTCTGTGAGTGCACACACCGGGGCACACTTGATTCTTCAGGATCTTGAAATCTGACTTGAGGACCAAAGCTGGACCCATTCCTGTTCTTTTGTGTGGGGTCAGAGCCTCACTCTGCACCCTCAACATCCAGGGAAGAACTGAAGCCTGTGCATGAAGACCCTCCCATCAGAGATACCACCCAGGTGAGCCTGAGGACCCAGCAGACACTGCAGGAGAGGACTGAAGAGAATGAAGGCAGGGGCTTTCACCTGAGGTTCCCTGAGAGCCCAACTACCCTGGCCTGCAGCCCAGAGATAGTGGTGTCTGTTGCtagcttatttaatttattaatggatttataaaatactaaaaagagaaGTGATCCAGAAATCAGCAACACGGGGTCATTGTTGACCATTAACTTATGGTTACAGAAGCTCAAATAGAAGAGGGATGGGAGGCATGAAGTGGCTCAAATTAAAGTGAAATGTAAGTCTGCTTACCTTTGCAATGAAGGGGAATGGGTAAATCCAGAATTAAGTATGAAGAGATATGCACTGGAGggagctcttttaaaaaaaattacaaaggagcATATTCAGCACATTTTCATATTTGTAAGAAAGATCcagatttaagatttttttgcAAATAAACCCCTGTAGGAGAAACTCTTGATACAGATATTTCACAGAATCTTGTTTCATTCTGAGTattatccaaataaaaaataaatttacataataaGTGAAATGGGCATGCCATagagttttattttgtaattattccaTAAACAGTCAAGATGAAGTAAATTGGAAAGCTGTTGAATTCTCTATTTCAAATTGTTAAAACCCTTAGCTTTGGGTTGGAATGtattccttccccttctttcttcttccattttattttttcagacagaatatttttcattgattttaatattgccacttgttttttttttttacataagaaTAAAACATATGTGGAGGTGTGTCTGTGAAGAGTGTCTGCAAATCTACAGATTTTAATGTCTTCCAATAGATGAGTGTTTGTTACTGAGTTCCTGCCAGGGCTCTTCATTCTGAAAGATCTGACTCAATAATCTGATATTTCTTCACTTATTAATCCTCAGTTTAAATGAAAATGCTGATGAAAGTTTTTCTGCACTTTTTGTGCTAATAAGTCACCTTTTCAGCACATTTCCAATTTATGTTCCCATCTCtgttgtgtctctgtgtcttcattttaCACAGATGCAGGTGTATTTCCAAAAGCCTCGTCATCTTGGCCAGCAGTTGGAAGGCATTCCCCTTCATTATTTCACTAAAGATCACCTCCATCCTCCACAAATAAATTTGAGTTTATTTATCTTTAGATAAGATATCATCATAACTTTATGTTCTACTTTCTAATCTTTTATTTCCAAGTCTCTAGCAatttattcttacattttattcctagtaccctgatctgatcattatacaACAGTGTattcatgtatcaaaacattaaaaaatacctgataaaaataCCTATACATTATTATGTATCGAACAATATAACACTTATAAAAAGTAAGATACCCTCAAGCCCAAGAACGTCCATTAATTGATTCCACAATTCATGGAATCAAAGAAATGGTGTCTAAGGAGAATGAAATGCTAATCACCCTGATTTGATCaacacacaacacatacatatattgaaTTATCACATGTATACTCAAAAACAGGTACAATAATTCTGtgtgaattttaaaacagaaagaggCTTGCCTTATCTACTATGAATCTAGGAAAAAGCCAATAGTTTGGGTGAGCAAGGAAGACAGATGTGccatttcatattaaaatttctcaactttctgtACATACTTTGGCATCTGCTGTTGTGTATTGTTGATTTTTTACTTAggtcattttattatttgaagtgTATAATCTGTCCAGTGCCTTGACATtaggaagggttagggttagtgggtGCAGGAGAGGAGGGAATGAGAATGTACTGGGGACCAAGGTGGGcccaattatattccatgtatgtgtgatTGTGTCAATAGGATCCCAACATTAGGTTTTACTGCAATGCACTACTAAAAACATTAAACAGTAGGTTAAAAAATGCTACCACTTTGATCTTTTGGCAAATTTACTTTTGCTGTTTATGGTTTTTGCTGGGCACCCATTAAGGGTCACTGGGTTTGGAATGCTGTCAAAATCAAGGCAGCCTTTTCCTCCTGGAGAAGAGACACCTGGGCTTGCAAGGTCCTGTTCCCCTGGGTCCAAGTCAGCTCAATCTCCGCCCTCACCTCTTCATGTTCTGTCCACCCCTttgccttctctctttttctctcactcCCCATCCTTCTatatttctcttcctcccttggtTTACTGAATAGAAATCATGCTCCTTTGTaaaaacagggaagaagagcagcaTTCTTAAGTGGGTCTGCTCATTTGTTCAGGGAAAGTGTGTCGAGTGGACTCTCCAGTGCCCTGTCCACATTCTGTAGGGAACTGATCATCTCAGCTGTGTTGACACTCACAGCCTTGTCAGGGTGATTGGGACTGAGAGGTCATGCAGAAATAAAACCATGAGCCCACGGTGTGTTGTGTGttcctgtgagtgtgtgtgtgtgtgtgtgtgtgtgtgtgtgttcatgtgcctCATGGAGGGCTCAGAGAAGGGGTACGTTATCTTATATATTCCAGGGTAACTCTTACCAGGTAGAGGTCAGAACAGAACATAACCCTCAGGTGGTAACAAGGAGGGAATCCTTTGCAATTCACAGAATGTCTTTGCAGCAAATTGAAGGGAAAGAGATTCAGGGTGTGGATGAAGATCTCCCTTTATCTTGTAGCCTCAGAGAGCAGTGAGGCCAGTTCATTCCTCAACATTCTCTGACACCATCTCTCATCTCTCCCCCTCTTATTCCTTCTCCTCTCCAAGGCCTTTCTTTTAAGCTCGGTTTCCCAAAACAATCACATTTCTGAGGATCTTTGCACTTACTATTCCCCCATTGAAGACCACACTGCTGAGGATCATTTGCGGCTCCTGCCCTGCCTTCCTTGTGGTCTCTCTTTGGATGCCCCTCTTCCTGCTGGTTTTTCCTGCCTTGATGTAAAAGTACAACTACctctctactctttttttttcttcatagtacCCATCACCATGGGACATATTAAgtgatcttaaaatatttttcttatgttctcTCCCTCTCACTGGGTAATGGAGATTTTTGTCCTTATATATATTACTGATGCAATAGAGTTGATACTTAATAATTAgttattgtttattattaattAACATAATTGTACAACTTTATAGGTATAACTATATGTTTCCATACTTGTGTAAATAGTGTAATAATTGCATAAGGATAATCAGCTTAATTACCTGGAACATTTATCATTCCTCTGTGGTGGAATACTCAAAATCCTCCcctttagctattttaaaatatgtaatatattagtTTTAACTATAATTATATACTGAGTAATACAGCATTACCTTGTCCCCCTTGACAGGATTCAATCTttcataaataatgaatattattccactgtgtatctctaccacatacaaacaaccaATAGCCAtatgaaaaatgcttaaaattgcgaattatcagggaaatgcttATTAAGACTGCAGTAGAATGTCACCTCACACCAGTTAGGAGGGCTGTTATCAAAATGACCAAAGATATCAGTGAGAGGGCcagtgagaatgtggagaaaaggggaaTCCTTATTCAGAGttggtagaaatgcaaattaatgaaGTCATTATGGAAAAAGATAGGGAGGTTCCACAAAACTAAAACAGAGTCACCATGTGAACCAGATATCCTACATCTGGCTATGTagccaaagaaatgaaataagtatGTTATGGAGATATCTGACCTTCCTACTTAACTATGCATAATTCAGAGTTGCCAAGACAGAGTGTTCATCAGGGgtgtttgatttgtatttctgaaaTGCATGAAAATCTTTACAATTCTAAAATATATGACTTCCTAGTGCACCATACAGTGAAGTAGAAATTCATTATAGAGATGGCATGAGATCCCTTAGGGGATAAGATACACAGATCTTCTATGGAAGttaatttctctcctttccctgggtttttctttttctttttctgtgggaTAAggttggaacccaggaccttgaacatgGTAGGCaatcactccaccactgagctactccctaAATTAATTCGTTTCAGAAAAATATGTATCCTTTCACTTCAATGATGTGAGTAATATCTGTCTAGGGAAAATTCATTatgctctttttctcatttctggtaGTCACATGAATCTGGAACCAGGGAATGATACTCAATGttcagaatttcttcttctgggactGGAAGAGGACCCAGAACTGCAGCCCCTCCTCTTTGGCcttttcctgtccatgtacctggtcactgtgctggggaaactgctcatcatcctggctgtcatctcagactcccacctgcacacgcccatgtacttcttcctctccaacctgtcctttgtggacatctgcttcacctccaccaccatccccaagatgctggtgaacatccagacacagagcaaggccATTTCCTATGCAGGATGCATCACCCAGATTCAATTTTTTGTACTCTTTGTTGGGTTGGATGACTTTCTTTTGGCTGTGATGGCCTATGATCGATATGTGGCCATCTGTCTTCCCCTGCACTACATGGTCATTATGAACCGCAGACTCTGTGGACTGCTAGTTCTGGTGTCCTGGTTTGTGAGTTTTTTACATGCATTGTTACAAAGCTTAATGATGTTGTGGCTGTCCTTCTGCACAGACTTGGAAATCCCACACTTTTTCTGTGAACTTAATCAGGCAATTCACCGTGCCTGTTCTGACACATTTCTCAATGAGGTGGTGATATatattgcttctttctttctgggAGGTGGCCCCCTCGCTGGCATCCTTTACTCTTACTGCAAGATAGTGTCCTCCATCCGTGCAATCTCATCATCTCAgggcaagtacaaagccttctccacttGTGCGTCTCACCTTTCCATGGTCTCCTTATTTTATTGCACACTCCTGGGAGTGTACCTCAGTTCTGCTGTGGCCCAAAACTCACACTCCATTGCAACAGCTTCAGTaatgtacactgtggtcacccccatgctgaaccccttcatctacagtctgaggaacaaggacatcAAGAGTGCTCTGAGAAGACTCtatgagagagaaagataaaagcATCAATTCTACTGAAACTGGAGCAGTGCCCATGATTGCAGGGCTCAGAGCCTTTGGTCTGAAATCTGGGATTCTTTATCAGAACTTGCTCCTTCTAATTTATTCCTGAGttatcatttctttgatttcatcTACTGCATACAATTCCACTGAATCGGTCACTTCATTTCACTTTCTGATCTCTATGAATTCAAATCCCCTCCATTTGTCATTTTCCAACTTTCTCAAAATTATTCCCATCTTTAGATAAGAAATATTTGAGAATTCTCACTTATCCcataaaatacatcttttttagaaataattgaaTCTCAATTGACATACATCATAGTAAGTAATAGTTTATTTTGCCAAAATAGTCATAATTCATATTCTTATGTGAAAAAACTATTTGACAACTAAGGCTAggctatttttataattttcttgaggaagaaagtttgagaaaaaaatttcttttggtaGTATTGATCAAACCCActggtgcttaaccatggagctacatccacagacatttctgttttttgtttgagatagtgtcttgctaaattgcttagggcctcactaaattgctgaggcaggccttgaacttgtgatacacCTGCCTCAGCCTAATGAGTCAATGGGAGTACAAGCAAGCACCACCCTGTCTGCCTGAGAATAGTTTTTCAATTGTGTATTCATGATATTTTTCCTATATTACTTCCATTTTTGATAAGGTAGTCTTTCACCTACCATGGTGTTAGCTGTTCATTAGGTTTTATTTGCATCTTTTGGATCCTATTTCTGTTCCAACATGGTGTTCACAGGGACCACATTAGGCATGGACAAAACAGGTATCCACTCCACCATTTTTTCCAGGCACATATTTTTACACATTAGAcaacatttttgaaaagataGCAATAGTTAAATGGTAAATATATTAATAGCTCTAAAGTCTATGCACTGGGCAGAGGTGGGGGGTTGAATGGGGCTGTAACAGGACAAAAGTTGGGATCCTTGACTGATGGGAACCATCCTCTTCATTGCTGagcatatattaattataaacatGAATGAGGTTCAGCCTGATATTTCCACACATGCCAATGTCAATTCTACTGAaactggagatatatatatatatatatatatatatatatatatatatatatacacacacacatactcattcTTTAACTATAATGCAATGAGTATACTCCTCAAATCCAGCCTCCATTTGTCCACTCCTCTACAACACATTCCCTATTTCTACTAATCTCTATTCTACATTCTAGTTGGCATTTTATTAACTTCCTCATACAAGAGAGACCATGAAGAGCTTCTCTTTCTGTATCTGCATTATTCCCTTTGCATAATGTCCTCCAGCTCCATCCAAATTGCCCCAAATGACATGGTTTCATCCTTAAATATGGTTGAATGATGTTCCATGTtgtgtatataacacattttgtaTCTCcaatcatctgttgatgggcacataAGTTGACTCCATATCCTACTATTTTGAATGatgcaataaacatgggcatggATGCTTCTCTTTGCtctgtgatttcatttctttgttatcAGTGTAAACACCCTGGCTGTAATATTTTGCTCAGTGTTACCATGGTGGAAGCTCACAAAAGGGTCCTTGAATCTCAAATGGTCATTCATAATTTTCtccaattaaaatgttaatttataattttctccaattaaaatttcaattaaaattattaaagtgaATGATATCTGTTAACAGTTCAAATTTTGATGTGTTTCTCTTTCCTGTTGAAGTCATGATTGCTTTCCACTTTCTCCCATGTAATTGGAAGCTGTCATGGCTGTCACGGTGCATCCCATGCTGAAATTACCCTCATGTGCTTTGTTCTAATGAGACCAGGTAAATGAAAGAGAACCCTGAAATGTGCTGTGGCTTTCTGTCAATCCAGACATAAAATGTACAGAAGACTGTGGTGAAGTTTGCTTTCTGATTGGGGTAAAAGTGTTGGATATTGAAATAAACAGATTTGGGACAATAAGAAATGTTGGCATCTGACGTTTCATTGTTCTACTCTCTGCTGTGTAGAGACCAGGGGAGATGGTACAGATGGACGTGTGGTTTACACTGTGGCTTTTACTACTTAAGAACCTCTCCTACTGCTCCCTTCTGCACACACATGGGAAGCCCACACTCTTCTGAGGTCTTACCAGAGCCCTGAGTTCCTCCATTCAGGCAACCTCATCAATAAAGTAGCAGTATATTTAGTTTCTATCATTCtaggttttttttctctcttactgaaatcctcttctcttcttctcagattttttcccctccatcCTGAGAATTTTGTTTCCTTGGTGCTAGTCCAAAGCCTTTTTCACATGTGGGTCTAATTTCTTGTTTGATGCC from Urocitellus parryii isolate mUroPar1 chromosome 3, mUroPar1.hap1, whole genome shotgun sequence carries:
- the LOC144253877 gene encoding olfactory receptor 7A17-like; its protein translation is MNLEPGNDTQCSEFLLLGLEEDPELQPLLFGLFLSMYLVTVLGKLLIILAVISDSHLHTPMYFFLSNLSFVDICFTSTTIPKMLVNIQTQSKAISYAGCITQIQFFVLFVGLDDFLLAVMAYDRYVAICLPLHYMVIMNRRLCGLLVLVSWFVSFLHALLQSLMMLWLSFCTDLEIPHFFCELNQAIHRACSDTFLNEVVIYIASFFLGGGPLAGILYSYCKIVSSIRAISSSQGKYKAFSTCASHLSMVSLFYCTLLGVYLSSAVAQNSHSIATASVMYTVVTPMLNPFIYSLRNKDIKSALRRLYERER